GCGTTCTTTCAAATAAAAAGGGGGCGATATCGGATAACGCAGTTTCTGGCATAACAACAAATGGCTTCAGGTCGTCAACCGTTCCACCATCACGATGGTTCCTGCCAAGACTTCATCTACTCCCTCCGGTAAATGAATCAGGCATTCGGCATCACGCATAGAAGAAAAAATATGGGACCCTTGCGCACCTGTAGGTGCGACAAATTCTCGCCCAGACGAATCTTTGTGCAGCGTTGCCCGGACAAAGTGGTGCAAGCCCTTCACCTTTTTGATGTCGGTCATCAATTCTGCAGGTTCGGTCTGTCGCCAACTTTCGGCTTGTCCCTGCATGGCATTAATCGCCGGACGTACGTATTGGTCAAAGCATACAGCCGTCGAAACAGGATTGCCAGGCAAACCAAAAATGCCTTTGTTGCCTAATCGGCCAAAAGTGAACGGTTTGCCAGGCCGCTGCTTTACTCCTTGTACAATTGGCTTCCAACCCAAAGATGTCAAAGCAACGGTCACCAAATCATAAGACCCAACCGAAACCCCACCACAAACAAGCAAGAGGTGTGCTTGTTCTAACGCCTCCGCAATCTTTGTCCGTGTCTCGGCTTCATCATCCCGCGCATGCCCAATCCATACGACCCTACCACCTGCTTCTTTCACTTCACCTTGCAACAGGTATCGGCTCGTATTCCAGACCTTTCCCGGTGTTAATGGCACACCCACATCCAAAACTTCGTCTCCCGTGGTTAAAAGGGCAATATTGGGTTTTTCGGACACGACGACTTCGGTTTTCCCCATAGAAGCAAGGGTTCCCAAAAGTGCTGGCGAAATACGGGTCCCCACAGTTGCAATAATACTACCTGCTTTGGTATCGCTTCCGCGCCATCGGATGTGTTCGTTTTTCATCGGCAATCGGTTGATACACACTTGTTCCTCTCCAACCAAGTTCGTCCATTCTTGCATCACAATCGCCTCTGCTTCGTCGGGCACGGGCGCACCCGTTAGAATACGCAGGCAGGTGTTTTGTGGCCATGCTTCCAACCAAGGCGCTCCCGCACGGATAACGCCTGCGACTTTCAAGACGGCTCCCTCTGACAATCCTACTAATCGGATTGCATAGCCATCTACCCCGCTATTATTAAACCGTGGAAGATCTTCGGAGGTAGTAATTACTTGGGCCAACCTCCGGTCAAAACTTTCCGGAAGCGAAACAATTTCTTCCGGCAACCGATCAGTATTTTCTAATACCAACTGGCGGGCATTCAAGAAAGAAATTGGTTTACGCATCGTTTAGTCAGAAATGATCCACTATCTTTTTAAAATGGGTCAATCCTTTGGGATTCAGCGAATAAAGGGTTCGGGTTCCGACCACATTGCCGCGAATAAGACCTGCATCTTTCAAGACCTTTAAGTGTTGGCTGACAGTGGATTGTGCCAGCGGGAGTTGATCTACGATATCCCCACAATCACATTGTTCACTATCTTTTAGAATATTGATGATTTGGATCCGAACCGGATGCCCCATTGCTTTACAATAATGGGCCAACAATTCAGCATCTATGTTTTGAATAGGCGCGCTCATGTAAAAATGTTAAATATATTGGTGCTCAGAACGAAGGGAATAAAAACTTCCCTCTTACAAATGAAAAAGGCTACTTATTTGTAACACACATTTACGGTGCTATCAAGGCGGAGGGTGCCTTCATGAAGCGGGATCAAGTTTTGCCCGAAGAGAACTTTCCCATCAAACGTACGGAATTGTGCCAACGTTTTCAAGGGTTCCTTTCCACGTTTGGCCGTAGTAGGCTCAATGGTGGTGATGCTACACCGGGCACAAGGTTTCACAACTGCAAATGTGACTTCTCCGATTCTTACCTCCTTCCACCGATCCTCTTCAAATGGTTCAAAGCCAGAAACCACCAAATTTGGACGGAAACGGTTCATGGTTACAGGTTGCAGTAAATGGCCGTTTAACCATTCTAAAGAAGATTCGTTTGTCAGTAATACGGGAAACCCATCTGAAAAACGCACGAGGTCATCTTTACTGTTGGCATACTGACGATCTACCAATCGTCGAGACACTTCCGGCATATACACCAAGCGGCAATTCGTCCCTAAAATATCCGAAAGCCAATTATCAGCCCCTTCGTTCACCAATTGGGCTTCCACTTCGTCCCCCCAAACAGTCACCCAAAGTCGTTCTTGGTCGGGAGCGGGCGAAAGTGGAATGGAGTAGGTTTCTACGTCAAAAGTAAGGTGAAGTTGTTTGTCAACAACCGAGGTTTTGACCAAGGCCATTTCAGGGCATTCCCGCTGAGACAAAAAATCCCCATCTTCATCCACCAACATCCATTGACGGTCCATTAACAGCCCGCGCCGTGTTACAAACGCCTCCGTTTGAGAAAAACCAGCAAATGATTTTACTGGATAGACATGGATGCCAGATAACTTCATTGGAATATTGAGTCTAAGAAGGGCTTTACCGTTTAATGCGGTTTAGATAAATACCGATAAATGCCGTTAAGATACGCTTTCAACGTGCTTCACTTCGTATCCCGCGTCTTCAATTGCTTCATAAAGGGCCTCCTTTGACGCCTCTGATTTCTCGAAAGAAACGACCGCGCTCCCAATCGTAACCGACTGAATAACAAAGTCTTTTTGGGTTTGAATGGCTTCCTGTACGGCTGCAACACAGTGGTTACATCCCATGCCGCTAATTTCGATTTGCAATTTCATGTATGCTATGGTTTGTGGTGATGGTTTGCTTTTTCAACTTGGCCAATCGTAGGCTATTACTCAATACAGAGACACTCGAAAGTGCCATTGCCGCTGAGCCAATCATGGGATTGAGCAAGAGGCCAAAGATTGGGTAAAATACGCCAGCCGCTAATGGAATTCCGATCATATTATACACAAAGGCGAAAAAAAGATTTTGTCGAATCACCTTCATGGTTTCTACGGAAATGGTAAAGGCCGTAACGAGCGTGTGTAAATCGGGGTTGAGAAGGGTAACCCCTGCCGCCTCTATAGCCACGTCAGTTCCAGACTGAACGACAATCCCAACATCGGCTGTTGCAAGTGCAGGTGCATCATTGATGCCATCTCCAATCATGGCCACAACACCCGTTTTTTGCTGCCACTCCGAAACAATGCGTGCTTTGTCTATTGGCGAAGTAGCCCCATAAAAGGTCTCCACGTTTAGCTTTCGGGCCACTTCTGCCACCACTTCGGGCGCATCTCCACTGGCCACCACCACATGAACTCCCGCCTCTTTTAGTTTTTGGATCACATGTGGGGATTCTGGCCTTATTGGATCGTTCAGCAATACTACGCCAGCCCAAACCCCATTAATGGCCACATCTATTCGGCTTTGCGCCAACGGAGTATGAGGAAGGGTTGATGGAAAAGTGATCCCTTTTGCTTTTAGCCAGTCTGCACGACCAGCTGTGATGCGTTCTCCATTTACAGTAGCTTCTATCCCTCCACCTGCTTCGTTTGTGAAGGCAGTAGGCAATGTTAAAGCCAGCCCACGTTTCTCGGCAGTTGTTTGTATTGCTTTTGCGAGTGGGTGCTCGGATAACTGTTCTGCACTTGCCAAGAGTGATAAGACCCGTTCAATGGAAAATTTTTCAGATGCGATTACCGAGGTCACGGTAGGCTTTCCCAGCGTCAGGGTTCCGGTTTTGTCTATAACCAATGTCTTGGCTTCATGAAGTTTTTCCAAAACGTCTCCTCCTCTAAACAAAATGCCATTTTTGGCAGCCCAACCGGTTCCGGCCATCACAGCAGTCGGGGTTGCCAAACCCAAAGCACAGGGACACGAAATAATCAAAACAGAAATGGCAACTAAAAGGGCGGTATTAAGAGAAGGTTCAGGCCCAATGAGATACCATATCACAAAAGTGACAGCGGCAATTAACATCACAGCAGGCACAAAGAATGCTGCAATTCGGTCTGCGAGGCGTTGTATGGGCGCTTTTCTGCCTTGTGCTTCACGGGTAAGCCGGATGATTTGTTGCAAAGTGGTCATCTCCCCTACTTGTGTTGCCACCATCTTCAGCGCCCCGTTTGAAAGCATGGTTCCAGCACGTAAGGTTTGTCCGATGGATTTATCTACGGGGATCGGTTCCCCGGTTAAACTGCTTTCATCCACTACAGCCTCCCCTTCCACCACCATACCATCGGCGGGAATACGGCTACCAGGCTTAAGCAGCACCACATCCCCCGCCTGAAGTTGGTTTGCAGGTACTTCAACCACTCCCTCCCGCTTCAAAACAAGAGAAACAGGCGGCGCTAAATCCATCAAGCCACGGATTGCATCTCCGGTTTTCCGCTTTCCCTTTGCTTCCATCCAGCGCCCCAAAAGCAATAGGGTAATGATGACCGCTGCCGCTTCAAAATACACTTGCGTATGATGATTACCCACCCCATGAAGTGCCATTGGCTGCAACATCGAATATACACTGAAAAAATAGGCTGCACTCACCCCAACCGCCACAAGGGTATTCATATCCGACCCACCATGACGCCCTACACGCCAGGCTCCTCGAAAAAAAGGCCATCCACTCCAAAAAACCACAGGCGTGGTCATCACCAGCAAAAACACATTTACGTTCAAAAAATCCAAGGCTCCATGAGCCATCGAAATAATAAAAACAGGTAATGTAAAAACAAAAGCGAACCAAAAGCGTGGCCGATAATCGCCTGTTTCATCTTCAAAAAAGGCGCTAATAGGAGGCGGGCTCATTTGGGTATCTGGTACAACAAACCCCGTTTTTTCAATGGTTTGAATCATCTGATCCCGTACAATAAAACGCGGATCAAAACGAACACTTGCCTCGGCGGTTGCAAGGTTCACCCTGGTTTCCAAGACACCTTTTTGTTTTCCCAGATTTCGTTCTATTCGGGCAACACAAGAGGCGCAAGTCATCCCTTCAACAGGAAGGGTGATCTCAACAAAAGGGGGACTAACAACCGTTTCCGACATAATAGATGGGTTTTGTTTAAACAAACGGTATAGCGCCCTTCTGGTTCCTTTCCAAAATCGTTCTTCAACGATCATGCACAAATTTACAAAAACACCTTACCTGCTTTGTCAAAACGATTAAACACCGTCAGGTTATTTTTTCCCAGCCCGTACTAACCGCTTCACAAGTACCTCTTCTCTGTGCTGAATTCGGAGTAAATAAAGACCCGCCGCAAGTTCGTTTGGTAATGTCAGCTGGTATTCTCCATTATGAGTCGGTAGCATTTCATCAAGAATTTTCTTACCCATAAGATCAAATACGGCAAGGTTTACGAAACCAGAACCTAAATGATGGAAGCGTAGAGTCGGATTTGCCTCAAATGGATTCGGATAAACCTCCACAACCGGCGTTGTTGCTACGGGTATTTCCTCTTTTTCGCGATCAACAACCGAGGTAGCACTCCACTTTACAGCAACTTGAAAAATATACTCATTGTTAAATTGGGTTTCTCGCATCATTTGCCAGCCCAAGCCCTGAATATAAGCTGCAGACCGTCCCAAGGCAGGAATCTCGGCATTATCCGAGACCATGACAAGAGTGTCTTTTTTACCAACTGCTTCCAGTTCAAAACTCACCCAAATATGAGTATTTGGCTTCAAAATAAGGTTTTTAGTAGCCAATCCCAATGTATTGTACTCCCCCCGCTTCAGGCTACTAAGTACGACCTTAAGTGGCTTTTGGAAAGCCTTGGTTTCATCGGGCGTACCATCTGGCGTGGCGGACAAAAACCGAACAACCAAGGAGTCATTGTATCCATCCTGGCTTTTGGTGGTCCCCCAGACCCGCAGATCAATCGAAGCCATACGGCTGTTCATCCCTGCCCAAATAGGAGCACTAAACCGGACGGCGTGTTTGGTAAAAGTTTGTGGAATATGGGAAAAGGGGATAGGCCAAGCAAACGCTGCTGCCGGGCCACCATAGCTCTGAATAATATCCGGTGGGTTTTGTGCAAAAAGGACATGTATCGGTGCAAAGAGTGCGAAAAATAGGATTTTTTTCATGGCTTCCTCGGTTGGGTTTTGGTTGTGCCTATAGCCTAAACTACATCGCCCAAAGACCATGTTCAACCGTCCTTGCACATTTTGTTAAGCAACGGAATATATCAATCTAATAGCAAATACCTATACAGTAATTTATCCCGCATGACAGGTGGTGATTATCGCCTGTTGATTTCAATCGGAAATTCTTATGAAACCCTAACCGATATGGTCCTTGACCTAAGTAAACTTCAGATTTTTAATTCCGAATATGTTCTTACGCTCCCTGATGGCTTCGCATATGGTCGTTATGCCGTAAAGTCCACTTCAGACACATTCCTACAGGCTGGGCAATACACTGGTAATACAACATTTAACCTACAAACAACCGGATTTATAGATGATAAATCATATTTTAAATCCATTCCAATTACAAATAATTCAACTTCGAACAGCAATGATATACATAATCCCATGTAAGAATCAGCCACCATTGAACTTAACTTTTCCACCCCTATACCCGCCCAAGATGTGAACATTATGGTATATGACCTCCTTGGCCGAGCAATAAAAACGTTGAAACTTAGCGAAGGGGTGTCGTTTCCTCTGCCAAAATCACTTGGGATGGAACAGATGAACAGGGACATAAACTTCCGAACGGTGTCTATTTGGTAGTGGTTGAATTGAAAAACGACCCAAAACTAACTATAAAGATGATTGTAAAGCGCTAAACGTTAATGACTTTCGAAAATAAAGCGGTGATGCTCGATTTATGAGGTCGCCGCTTTATTTTTGCTCCCTCCAAAGCCTTGTACCCACAAGGTTGCTTTTAACACTGAACCCTTTGATGTGTAGATGCAAGACGCCAATACCGCACGTTTATTGATTTCCTGCCCAGACCGATCTGGCATTGTTGCTGCTGTTTCCCAATTTATGTATAGTCATGGTGCCAATATTTTGGATGCAGACCAGCATAGCACCGACCCAACAGGCGGGACTTTTTTTATGCGCATGGTTTTTTATTTGGATGGCTTAGACATCAGCCGAGCACAATTTGAGAAAGCTTTTGCACGCGTTGTGGGTGACCCTTTCCAGATGAAATGGCAAATATCATACGCTGATCAACCGAAAAAGATGGCCTTATTGGTATCCAAATATGACCATTGCTTCATGGAATTGCTGTGGCGATGGCAACGTAAGGAACTTTCTGTCGAAATCCCCATCGTGGTTTCTAACCACCCGGACATGGCGAAAGTAGCCGAACAGTTTGGTATTCCATATCATTATATGCCTGTAACAAAAGAAACAAAACCCGAACAAGAAGTCAAAATATTGGAACTATTAAAAGATGTACAAGCAGACTTGGTGGTTCTGGCCCGGTATATGCAAATTTTATCCTCAGAATTCACCTGCCAATATCCTAATAAAATTATTAACATACACCATTCATTTTTACCCGCTTTTATAGGTGCCAATCCTTATCAACGGGCTTATGATCGGGGAGTAAAATTAATTGGTGCAACTGCGCACTATGTGACGTCAGACCTAGACGAGGGCCCCATCATAGACCAAGACGTCCAACGGGTCTCGCACAGAGAAGACGTTGCGGATTTGGTGCGCATTGGGCGCGACATCGAACGGAGGGTATTGGCGCGTGCCGTACAAGCCCATATCGAAGATCGCGTATTGGTTTATCAAAACAAAACAGTGGTATTTTAAGCCTCCAACCACTTTAAGTCCTATTTATTTAAAGCACCTACATTAATTAAAAAAGAATAACATTTTATTTTTTTAGTTGATTTTTTAATCTCACAAATCAACTAAAATACCATTATTCTTCGGTGTAATAAACCAAAAAACTTTTGCTATGACCCTTTTTTGGGGTTAGTACCCAAGCATGACCCAATCAAATCCGCATTGCCTGCTAAAAAGGCAGAGGCGGGTAACCGTTTTCGGCCTTCCAACTGGACCTCGGTTAGCGAAACCTTTCCCGTTCCGCAAGCCACCAATAACCTACCAGCATGGGCAAGTATGGTGCCGGGTGTCTGTGAAGAAAGATCATCTCCAACCACTTCCGATCGGTACATTTTGAGTAATTTCCCGTCTAATAGGGTTCTGGCCCCTGGAAAAGGAGAGAGTCCGCGAATAAAATTATGCACAACCTGTGCTGGTTTAGTCCAATCTACGTAACAATCGTGGGGAAAGATTTTAGGAGCCGGAGAAGCTAACTTCTCATCTTGCTTTGATGTAGGGATCCCGCCCTGTTCGATCATACGCACCGTTTGCACCACCAAATCTGCGCCCAAGTGCATGAGTCTTTCATATACATCGCCCGTGGTTTCATTTGCGCCAATGGGAGTTGAGGCACGCAAAATTACATCGCCAGTATCCACTTCTTTTCTTAGAAAAAAAGTAGTAACTCCCGTTTCTTCTACGCCCGCCATCACTGCCCGATGTATGGGAGCTGCCCCACGAAAAGCAGGCAGCAAAGATCCATGCAGATTAAATGCACCTTTTTGGGCAAGACCATACACGGACTCTGGCAATATCCGATAAGCCACCACCACCATAATATCAATTTCCATTTTGGAAAGGGTTGATATAAAGGCAGGATCTTTTACTGATTCTGGTTGCAATACCGGAATATGATATGCCTGCGCTACCGCTTTAACAGGCGTAATCTCCACCTTTTGGCCACGCCCTCGTGGCAAATCTGGACGGGTAACCACCACCGATGGTTTGAAACCCGCAGCAATGAGGGCATATAGAGAAGGAACCGCAAAGTCCGGCGTACCCATAAAAACTATATTCATCATTACAACCTTTTTATTTATTTAAGGAAATTAATATTTGCCTAACAGTGGCACAAATGAACATTAATCCAGCATTAAACGCTACGTTTTGATAAAATGCACCTGCGTGGAAACAAAGAGGTAATCTGACCGTTTTGCACGATACATGACTTTTACATTTTATTCCGAGCACCTTAACAAATCTAAATATTTTGTATGGCCACAACCACAACTTCCACCATCGCCACCTTTGGATCTGGCTGTTTTTGGTGTACAGAGGCGATTTTTAAACGGGTCCAAGGGGTATCCAATATCAAAAGTGGATATACGGGTGGAAAAATCAAGCATCCAACCTATCGCGAAATCTGTTCTGGCCTAACAGGTCATGCAGAGGCCATTCAGTTTACATTCGACCCCACACTGATTGACTATAACGACTTGCTTGCAATCTTTTTTTATACCCACGATCCTACCACCTTGAACCGTCAGGGAAACGACGTGGGTACACAATACCGGTCCGTGATTTTTCACCACGACGAATCACAAGCGGAAAGTGCTCGATTATTTATCCAACAGTTGACCAATGATCAGGTATATAATAGCCCTATTGTCACCAAAATACAGCCTGCAACCGTATTTTACGAAGCGGAACCTTATCATCAGGACTATTACGACCTAAATGCGGCACAACCCTATTGCAGCTTTGTTATAGCTCCTAAGTTAGAAAAGTTACGCAAACGGTTTTTAGACAAACTGAAAAACTCCGAGTAATCTATACCCGGAGTTCATTTTCAGGACTTAAATCAGGCTATCTGTTCCTGTATTTCTTCAAAAGTCTCCACTTCCAATGCCTCATAAAGGCCACCAGCAACCGCGCCAAATACCATGTGTACAAATACCATTACACCGCTACGCATTGCAAAAAACCAAGGAAAAAAGTATGTAAGGGTGTAAAAATTAATTGCATACAAGGCAAGCCCAAGTACCATTCCCAAGAGTATTCCCAACAATAAACCACCCTTGTGGACTGTGAGTGAAATGAGGGATGTAAAGAGCAAAGACAATGATAAGGTACCAATAACAGATACCGACAAGGCACCCCAATCCAGCGTGGCAGGTGGCGCCAAAATTTGTTCTCCAAGAAATGGAGACGCTAATAGGCGAACCATTGCCCATTCATTTGCCCCGATAAGCAATGGGGTCAATAATAAATTTAGGCAATAAAAAAAGACACCAGCCACAAGGCCCGACCAAAAGGTGGCATTCCAATCTACCACTTGCCTCAGAACGATTTTGGGTTTATTTGTCATGGCGAATAGGGGGTCAAAGATGAACATCACTTGCCAAAATACAACAATTCCAACCCAATTTACCAATAAAGAACCCAATCTTTTGGGGACTATTTTAGTGTTTAGGGTGATTCATGCCGGGCATCTGATGCTTTGAATGATCCATGCCTTCCATCTGGCCATGATTGTGGCCTCCATGCATAAAAGAAAGCAATTCCCGGCCTCTTTCAGTCCCACGCATGATGCTCATCACACCCATCAAAATAATCAGTACCCCAGCAAATAGGTTCATACGGCGCTTCCATGCAGGGGTGAGTAAGTGGCCAAACATGCCCAGTAACCACAAAGCAGGGACAGTGGCAATGCCAAAGACAAACATCATGATTGAAGCCTGTACAGGCTTTCCGGTAGCAGCTGCTTGTGCCAGAACGCCGTATAACAAGCCGCAAGGTAATAATCCATTCAGCAACCCCAGGCCATACGCCCCAATCACCGATTTTTGTTGGACAAACTTGCGGAAGGCATCTTTGTAAAAACTGGTTTTGTTTAATCCACCTATCCCTTCTACACTTTTTACCACACCAAAAATACCAAGACCCGCGATAATCATAAATAGGCCAGCGCCTATACTGATCCAATCCTGCAAGCCAGAGATGTTCATTGTAACGGCCATACCCAGCATACCCACCACAAAACCAAACATCATATAAGTGAACGTTTTGCCAATGAAATATGCAGTCTGCCGAATCATGTGATTAGCGGTATTGTTTGGCGCCTGAATCATCAGCACAAACCCTCCACACATGCCTACACAATGTGCGCTTCCCATAAGTCCGGTTAAAAAAACGAGCCAGAGTTCATTCATGACTTCTTATTTTTAATGTTCGTGTCTTCGTCGTCCCACAGCATTCGAATGGCCGGGGTTTCGGTGTCTTCATATTGCCCTGACCTAATGGCCCACGTAAAGGCATATACAGCCCCTGCTGCCAGCATAATAGCAATGGGAACCATGACCATTAAAATATTCATAAATTTGAATTTTTGACAAATGTCTGTTGCAAAATAGAAGAGCCGATAACTACCAATGAACTTAAGGGCATTGCTACCGCAGCAACAAGCGGATTAACCCATCCCACAATGGCAGCCATTGCCATGATAAGATTGTATAAAAGAGAAAAAGCGAGGTTTCGTTTCACTACATAGGTCACTTTTCGGGAAGAAGTAAGCATGTTCTGTATTGGCGCTAGACCAGCAGAGGTTACAAAGACATCCGCCGATACCATACTGGCCGTACTACTGCCTTGCACCGCAATGCCAACATCTGCCGCTCGAAGTGCTGCTGCGTCATTCACGCCATCTCCAAGCATTAACACTTTGCGTCCCAATGCTTTTAGGTTTTCTACAAACAGTTGCTTCATTTCCGGTGTTTGATGGCCCAACAAATGGTCTTCGGAAATAATTAAGGTTCTTCCTAACTGTGCCACCACCTCTGGATGATCGCCAGACAAAATATAGACCTCTTTTTGCTGTTGATGCCAATGCTGAATCATCTCGAAGGCTTCTTTGCGCACTTCATCTCCTACTCGTGCAACAGCGACTAACCGATGATCGCACGCGACTGCCAGTGGCGTATCCCCTGTATGGGCATAGTTCTCCAGTATTTCAAGGAGCAATGGATCGGCATGTACGACATCTTGTAGCACCCAATCTGGCCTTCCGATCATTACATGGCTTTGTTCTATTTCCCCTTTGATACCAAAAGCATGTGTTTCAATGCCTTTTATAGTATGACGAAGTTGTCGTTTAAGGGCTTCGGTTTCTGGAAACGCTCCTAAAAACGCCTGTGCAATGGGGTGAATGCTTTGCGATTCCAGAACAGCCGCCTGTTGCATGGCCTTCAAATCCCCTTTCCAGTCAATCAATTTCATCCGGCCCGCCGTAAGCGTGCCTGTCTTATCCAAAACAATAGTGTCTGCTACATTTAATGTGTCAAAAACAGACGTTTGCTTTAGGTAAATGCCCGCCCTTGCCGCCCTTCCAGACCCAATGGCGAGGGCAAGCGGTGTTGCCATGCCCAACGCGCACGGACATGTCACTACCAAAAGTGCTACCACATGCGACATTGCCTGTTCAGAACCAGTATCCCACCAAAGAATACCCGTAAGAACCGCCAGAATCAACACAATTAGCACAAACCAGCCCCCAAAACGGTCCACCCACAGGACGGCTTCGGCAGGCTTTTCCGCGCCTTCCCGTACCCAAGCCACCAATTTTCCAATTCGTGTCTGATCTCCGGCGGCCTGAACGGCAACGTGTACCACACCCGTCATATTGGTTGCACCCGCTTGCACCCGATCTCCAACAGCACACGAAACGGGCACACTTTCACCAGTGATAACCGAATTATTGACCTTGGTTTCACCTGCTGCAAGAATACCATCCACCGGAAACACTTCTCCGGCATACACCACAACCACTTCTCCCGGATTCAGCAATTCCGAAGACACCAATTCAAAAGGTTGGTTCATGTCGCCATTCCACTTACCGGAGATTTTTCGGGCCATTGTGGGGACCAACGTAAGCAACTGATCGCTCGCGTCCATGGCCAGGCGGGTGCTCTTAAGGTGCAACCAGCGTGCGGTCAGCAAGGCTGCAGTAAGAACGGTAATGGAATCAAACCAAACATCGCCTTTATGGGTTATGGTGGCCCAAAAGCTATAAAAATAACCAATCAGAATTCCAAAAGAGATCGGAACATCCATATGTAACCGATTAAGCGACCGGATTTTCCATGCCATCCGTAACGATTGCAAGGCTTTCTGGAAAAACACAATGCCCCCAATACCCAGAGACAACGTGGCCAGTACCAAACTCATCCACCGGCCTGCAATCGTTAGTTCGGTTTGGTTGCTCATGTCTAAGCCAGAATAAAAGGCAAGCGCCAGAAGCATCACATTACCCGCCAAAGCCCAAGCAATGCCAAGACGGATCAGCAACCTTTGTTCGTCTTGAGAACGTTCTTTTAGATTAGACTGGCGGGCAGGTTGGAGTTTGTACCCAAAAGGAGCCAACCACTTGGCCACTTGCGACAACTGAACCCGTTGATTGTCCCAAACAAGCCTTAATTGGTTGCGAACATAATCTACACGCGCTTCCTGAACGCCAGCCAATAATTTTGGCATTTGCTCAATCAGCCAAACACAAGCCGTACAATGTAAGCCCTCCAAAAACAACAAGGCTTCTCGGTTGCCATCTGGCCGTAAGATGGTATGTTTTTCCACATATTGTGAAGAGTCTAAGCCAATTAGATCGAGTTCTTTCTCCGAAATTGCAACAATGGGCTTATCATTTACGCCTTCTGCCTCCCGAAGCTTGTAGTAAGTGGCTTCCAAACCAGAAACATGTAGGGCATCATAAACGATTTCGCAACCAGCACAACAAAAAACGGCCGTTTCTGAAAAAATGGGATAATTCCCTACAGGTTGGCCACAATGATCGCAGGCCGTCTGAGCCGAAACGGACGTTCGATCCAATGGCATTTCATCAAGAAGAGACATGAACGCGGGGTATAGGGATTTTTAAAGGTGGAAATATCGGCATTTATTCCACCTTAAAGATGCGATCCAGAATTGACGAAACCCGTAAAGAATC
The sequence above is a segment of the Bacteroidetes Order II. bacterium genome. Coding sequences within it:
- a CDS encoding molybdopterin molybdotransferase MoeA: MRKPISFLNARQLVLENTDRLPEEIVSLPESFDRRLAQVITTSEDLPRFNNSGVDGYAIRLVGLSEGAVLKVAGVIRAGAPWLEAWPQNTCLRILTGAPVPDEAEAIVMQEWTNLVGEEQVCINRLPMKNEHIRWRGSDTKAGSIIATVGTRISPALLGTLASMGKTEVVVSEKPNIALLTTGDEVLDVGVPLTPGKVWNTSRYLLQGEVKEAGGRVVWIGHARDDEAETRTKIAEALEQAHLLLVCGGVSVGSYDLVTVALTSLGWKPIVQGVKQRPGKPFTFGRLGNKGIFGLPGNPVSTAVCFDQYVRPAINAMQGQAESWRQTEPAELMTDIKKVKGLHHFVRATLHKDSSGREFVAPTGAQGSHIFSSMRDAECLIHLPEGVDEVLAGTIVMVERLTT
- a CDS encoding MOSC domain-containing protein, which produces MKLSGIHVYPVKSFAGFSQTEAFVTRRGLLMDRQWMLVDEDGDFLSQRECPEMALVKTSVVDKQLHLTFDVETYSIPLSPAPDQERLWVTVWGDEVEAQLVNEGADNWLSDILGTNCRLVYMPEVSRRLVDRQYANSKDDLVRFSDGFPVLLTNESSLEWLNGHLLQPVTMNRFRPNLVVSGFEPFEEDRWKEVRIGEVTFAVVKPCARCSITTIEPTTAKRGKEPLKTLAQFRTFDGKVLFGQNLIPLHEGTLRLDSTVNVCYK
- a CDS encoding winged helix-turn-helix transcriptional regulator; translated protein: MSAPIQNIDAELLAHYCKAMGHPVRIQIINILKDSEQCDCGDIVDQLPLAQSTVSQHLKVLKDAGLIRGNVVGTRTLYSLNPKGLTHFKKIVDHF
- a CDS encoding copper-translocating P-type ATPase yields the protein MSETVVSPPFVEITLPVEGMTCASCVARIERNLGKQKGVLETRVNLATAEASVRFDPRFIVRDQMIQTIEKTGFVVPDTQMSPPPISAFFEDETGDYRPRFWFAFVFTLPVFIISMAHGALDFLNVNVFLLVMTTPVVFWSGWPFFRGAWRVGRHGGSDMNTLVAVGVSAAYFFSVYSMLQPMALHGVGNHHTQVYFEAAAVIITLLLLGRWMEAKGKRKTGDAIRGLMDLAPPVSLVLKREGVVEVPANQLQAGDVVLLKPGSRIPADGMVVEGEAVVDESSLTGEPIPVDKSIGQTLRAGTMLSNGALKMVATQVGEMTTLQQIIRLTREAQGRKAPIQRLADRIAAFFVPAVMLIAAVTFVIWYLIGPEPSLNTALLVAISVLIISCPCALGLATPTAVMAGTGWAAKNGILFRGGDVLEKLHEAKTLVIDKTGTLTLGKPTVTSVIASEKFSIERVLSLLASAEQLSEHPLAKAIQTTAEKRGLALTLPTAFTNEAGGGIEATVNGERITAGRADWLKAKGITFPSTLPHTPLAQSRIDVAINGVWAGVVLLNDPIRPESPHVIQKLKEAGVHVVVASGDAPEVVAEVARKLNVETFYGATSPIDKARIVSEWQQKTGVVAMIGDGINDAPALATADVGIVVQSGTDVAIEAAGVTLLNPDLHTLVTAFTISVETMKVIRQNLFFAFVYNMIGIPLAAGVFYPIFGLLLNPMIGSAAMALSSVSVLSNSLRLAKLKKQTITTNHSIHEIANRN
- a CDS encoding T9SS type A sorting domain-containing protein; translation: MKKILFFALFAPIHVLFAQNPPDIIQSYGGPAAAFAWPIPFSHIPQTFTKHAVRFSAPIWAGMNSRMASIDLRVWGTTKSQDGYNDSLVVRFLSATPDGTPDETKAFQKPLKVVLSSLKRGEYNTLGLATKNLILKPNTHIWVSFELEAVGKKDTLVMVSDNAEIPALGRSAAYIQGLGWQMMRETQFNNEYIFQVAVKWSATSVVDREKEEIPVATTPVVEVYPNPFEANPTLRFHHLGSGFVNLAVFDLMGKKILDEMLPTHNGEYQLTLPNELAAGLYLLRIQHREEVLVKRLVRAGKK
- a CDS encoding heavy-metal-associated domain-containing protein, which translates into the protein MKLQIEISGMGCNHCVAAVQEAIQTQKDFVIQSVTIGSAVVSFEKSEASKEALYEAIEDAGYEVKHVESVS